The following are from one region of the Sporocytophaga myxococcoides genome:
- a CDS encoding DUF2750 domain-containing protein — protein sequence MAQDQATIDQNHKKFIQQVVETELVWGLETEDGFATSSSMEYEDADVIAFWSDEASAAACAGEDWAEYTPASISLGEFLENWCIGMQEDGLLAGTNWDTDLTGTELEPLDLALEILDALKAKGKKIQLQGFASQEIFAEELKKAWEETEGE from the coding sequence ATGGCACAGGATCAGGCTACAATTGACCAAAATCACAAAAAATTTATTCAACAGGTTGTTGAAACAGAACTGGTATGGGGACTTGAAACAGAAGATGGATTTGCGACCTCTTCTTCTATGGAATATGAAGATGCAGATGTTATTGCATTCTGGTCAGATGAAGCGTCTGCTGCTGCCTGCGCAGGTGAAGACTGGGCTGAATATACTCCTGCTTCTATCTCTTTAGGCGAATTTCTTGAAAACTGGTGCATAGGAATGCAAGAAGATGGTTTGCTTGCAGGTACCAATTGGGATACGGACCTTACCGGCACAGAACTTGAACCACTTGATTTAGCTCTTGAAATTCTGGATGCATTAAAAGCTAAAGGCAAAAAAATTCAACTACAAGGATTTGCATCTCAGGAAATATTTGCTGAGGAACTGAAAAAAGCCTGGGAAGAAACCGAGGGCGAATAG
- a CDS encoding FtsL-like putative cell division protein → MAENTVKQQQREERKNLFSMMGNAIKVDKIFEEGLPVKYLPYVLYITGIIIFYIGNTHYSDKTVRRIGKLKAEVDDLRADYTTLKADLMYYSKQSEVAKKVSQLGLEESSVPPYKIILKDGEY, encoded by the coding sequence ATGGCTGAAAATACAGTTAAGCAACAGCAAAGAGAAGAAAGGAAAAATCTGTTTTCTATGATGGGTAATGCCATCAAGGTAGATAAGATTTTTGAAGAAGGGTTACCTGTAAAATATCTACCTTATGTGCTGTACATAACAGGTATAATAATTTTCTACATCGGCAATACACACTATTCTGACAAGACAGTAAGACGAATAGGAAAATTAAAAGCCGAAGTAGATGATCTCAGAGCAGATTATACTACGCTTAAAGCTGACTTGATGTATTACAGCAAGCAGTCTGAAGTGGCTAAAAAAGTAAGTCAGTTAGGATTGGAAGAAAGTTCAGTACCACCATATAAAATTATTTTAAAAGACGGTGAATATTAA
- the mraZ gene encoding division/cell wall cluster transcriptional repressor MraZ, translated as MSYFSSEYDCKMDAKGRLVLPARIKANLPEASENSIVITRGFEPCLVVYPMNEWKKVFSKVSGLNEFNEEYRNFQRNFFRGNSEVELDNNGRFLIPKPLLRHAQIDKDVIVVGLGNRIELWNPDLYEKFLIKDQQEFAKLAEKYLGNEPDQADKK; from the coding sequence ATGTCCTATTTCTCGAGTGAGTATGACTGTAAGATGGACGCCAAAGGACGCCTTGTCCTTCCGGCACGCATAAAAGCCAATCTGCCAGAGGCTTCAGAGAATAGTATTGTCATTACCCGAGGATTCGAGCCTTGTCTTGTTGTCTACCCAATGAATGAATGGAAAAAAGTATTCTCAAAAGTATCCGGACTCAATGAGTTCAATGAGGAGTACAGAAATTTCCAGAGAAATTTTTTTAGAGGAAACTCAGAAGTGGAATTGGATAACAACGGGAGGTTTCTTATTCCAAAGCCCTTGTTGCGACATGCCCAGATTGACAAAGATGTGATCGTCGTTGGTTTGGGAAACAGGATCGAATTATGGAATCCTGATTTGTATGAGAAATTCCTGATTAAAGATCAACAGGAGTTTGCGAAGCTTGCAGAAAAATACCTGGGTAACGAGCCAGACCAGGCTGACAAAAAATAA
- a CDS encoding glutamine synthetase family protein, with protein sequence MDQNQIIDFIEKNSIQKIKFAFTDIDGVLRGKIIHHDKFLKGLKENIGFCDVVFGWDSGDVCYDNVQLTGWHSGYPDAPCTIDLSTFRKIPWEDDLPFFIADFGCKPLAACPRSLLKSLEKQCIEMGFHAEFAQEFEWFNFRETPQTLKEKEFTKLNPLTPGMFGYSILRPSYETAYYHNLFDLLLKFDVPLEGLHTETGPGVYEAALLRDSILKAADKASLFKTSVKEIAYKNGIMATFMAKWNEELPGCSGHIHQSLWSLDKSENLFFDPSKKNKMSNLFEHYLAGQLYCLPYILPMYAPTINSYKRLVEGAWAPTTITWGIDNRTTALRVLNNSKDLTRLETRVPGSDSNPYLAMAAALASGLYGIKHKLKLEILPTEGNGYKNLENGKLPSNLLEASQAMKNSIVAAELFGSPFVDHFVNTREWEWKQFSKHVTDWELKRYFEII encoded by the coding sequence ATGGATCAGAATCAAATCATTGATTTTATAGAGAAGAATTCTATTCAGAAAATAAAATTCGCTTTTACGGACATAGATGGCGTGCTACGCGGGAAAATTATCCATCATGATAAATTCCTTAAGGGCCTTAAGGAAAATATAGGCTTTTGCGATGTCGTGTTTGGCTGGGACAGCGGGGATGTTTGTTATGATAATGTACAGCTGACAGGATGGCATTCAGGGTACCCCGATGCTCCCTGCACTATAGACCTTTCTACTTTCAGAAAAATCCCTTGGGAAGATGACCTCCCTTTCTTTATTGCTGATTTTGGTTGCAAGCCTTTAGCTGCTTGTCCGAGAAGCTTATTAAAATCTTTAGAAAAGCAATGTATTGAAATGGGCTTTCATGCTGAATTTGCACAGGAATTTGAATGGTTCAATTTTAGAGAAACTCCACAAACACTGAAAGAGAAAGAGTTTACGAAACTTAATCCTCTCACTCCTGGAATGTTTGGATATTCCATTTTAAGACCCTCTTATGAAACTGCCTACTATCACAATCTCTTTGATTTACTTTTAAAATTTGATGTACCTCTAGAAGGGCTTCATACCGAGACCGGTCCCGGAGTCTATGAAGCTGCTCTTCTACGTGACAGCATTTTAAAAGCAGCAGACAAAGCTTCTTTATTCAAAACAAGTGTAAAAGAAATTGCATATAAAAATGGTATCATGGCTACATTCATGGCTAAATGGAATGAAGAATTACCAGGGTGTAGCGGGCATATCCACCAAAGCCTTTGGAGTCTTGACAAATCAGAAAACCTTTTTTTTGATCCTTCCAAAAAAAATAAAATGAGCAATCTGTTTGAACATTATCTGGCTGGTCAACTTTATTGTCTTCCATATATTCTGCCGATGTACGCTCCTACCATCAACAGCTATAAAAGACTTGTTGAAGGCGCCTGGGCACCTACAACCATTACTTGGGGAATTGACAATAGAACGACGGCTTTGCGTGTATTAAATAATTCAAAAGACCTGACAAGACTGGAAACCAGAGTTCCTGGATCTGATAGCAACCCTTATCTGGCAATGGCTGCAGCTCTTGCCTCCGGATTATACGGAATAAAACATAAACTTAAGCTTGAAATCTTGCCAACAGAGGGTAATGGATATAAAAATCTAGAAAACGGAAAACTACCTTCTAACCTTCTAGAGGCCAGTCAGGCAATGAAAAACAGTATTGTTGCGGCAGAACTGTTTGGTTCTCCATTTGTGGATCACTTTGTGAATACCAGAGAATGGGAATGGAAACAATTCTCTAAACACGTTACTGATTGGGAATTAAAAAGGTATTTTGAAATCATTTAA
- a CDS encoding penicillin-binding protein: MNIKRSIVLRVRVAFLVILVFSFAIIGKILYIQFVDGDKWRKLAVENLIQFRKVKATRGNIYSDNGSLLATSLPFYKVAIDPRIADERVFRSGIDSLSRLLSAFFKDKSSLEYKRKIIDARAKKDVQYLVINRKMINFQAKKQMMQWPIFREGRSKGGVIFEKVDKRFRPFSYLAMRTVGFINEDNKGAGLEYSFHRDLGGTDGEALFMKIAGGEWKPMHDESEVRPKQGIDIQTTININMQDVAESSLLRHLTAHDADYGCVVLMEVATGEIKAIANLGKQSPGIYTENYNYAVGNQGLTDPGSTFKLASVIALFEDSNIELEDSVETGTGTYEFYDRLMTDSKPEGYGTITFQEAFEKSSNIGISRKVNEHFGLSPQKYIDYIHSLGLADPIGFQMHGEAKPFIKKPTDRSWSGISLPWMSIGYELKISPLQTLMLYNAVANNGKMIKPIIVKETKLADKTLKAYNTEVVREKICSDNTLAKVRKMLEGVVERGTANNINNTIYKIAGKTGTAQKIKNGQYIKDYYCSFAGYFPADKPKYSCIVVIDSPKGYRKYGSDVAAPVFKEIADKIYATDLDLHLPIARTKVSPEHGVFPVIRGGYHEDLNYLCNELGISNHSIKDANEWVMAKAVNNAVMWQQKEVVQGAVPDGTGLTLRDAYYVFENAGLRVKHVGHGRVSRQSMPPGARIVKGNTIYIELE, translated from the coding sequence GTGAATATTAAAAGATCCATAGTGTTGAGGGTAAGAGTGGCATTTCTTGTCATTCTGGTTTTCTCATTCGCTATCATCGGAAAAATTTTATATATCCAGTTTGTTGACGGGGATAAGTGGAGAAAGCTTGCCGTTGAAAATCTAATTCAATTCAGAAAGGTAAAAGCTACAAGAGGAAATATCTATTCAGATAATGGAAGCTTGCTTGCTACATCATTACCTTTTTATAAAGTAGCCATAGATCCAAGAATTGCAGACGAAAGAGTATTCAGAAGCGGCATAGATTCTCTGTCCAGACTTCTATCTGCTTTTTTCAAAGATAAATCTAGTCTTGAGTATAAAAGGAAAATTATAGATGCCAGAGCAAAGAAAGATGTTCAATATCTGGTGATCAATAGAAAGATGATCAACTTCCAGGCAAAAAAGCAGATGATGCAATGGCCGATTTTCAGGGAAGGAAGATCTAAAGGCGGGGTAATATTTGAAAAGGTAGATAAAAGATTCAGACCTTTTTCTTACCTGGCTATGAGGACTGTTGGTTTTATTAATGAGGATAACAAGGGAGCTGGTCTTGAATATTCATTCCATAGGGACTTGGGTGGAACTGACGGAGAAGCTTTATTCATGAAAATTGCCGGTGGAGAATGGAAACCAATGCATGATGAATCTGAAGTAAGACCTAAGCAAGGGATTGATATTCAAACTACGATCAATATCAATATGCAGGATGTTGCCGAGTCTTCCTTATTAAGACATCTTACTGCCCATGATGCTGATTATGGCTGCGTAGTGCTGATGGAAGTAGCCACCGGTGAAATTAAAGCTATCGCTAATCTTGGGAAACAATCACCTGGAATTTATACAGAGAATTATAATTATGCTGTTGGAAATCAGGGGTTGACAGATCCGGGTTCAACATTCAAATTAGCATCTGTTATTGCTTTGTTCGAAGACTCTAATATTGAGCTGGAAGATAGCGTCGAAACAGGAACAGGTACTTACGAGTTCTATGATAGGTTGATGACCGATTCTAAACCTGAAGGTTATGGAACAATAACTTTTCAGGAAGCTTTCGAAAAATCTTCAAACATAGGGATAAGCAGAAAGGTAAACGAACATTTTGGTCTTAGTCCTCAAAAATATATTGATTATATCCATTCATTAGGATTGGCAGATCCAATAGGTTTTCAAATGCACGGAGAAGCTAAACCTTTTATTAAAAAACCTACAGACAGAAGCTGGAGCGGAATTTCGCTTCCATGGATGTCCATTGGGTATGAATTAAAAATATCTCCTTTGCAGACTCTTATGTTGTACAATGCAGTAGCAAACAATGGTAAGATGATAAAGCCGATAATCGTTAAGGAAACAAAGTTGGCAGACAAGACTTTGAAGGCTTACAATACAGAGGTTGTAAGGGAAAAAATATGTTCGGACAATACCTTGGCTAAAGTCAGGAAAATGCTTGAAGGGGTGGTAGAAAGAGGAACTGCAAATAATATTAACAATACAATCTATAAAATTGCGGGAAAAACTGGTACTGCTCAGAAAATTAAAAACGGTCAGTACATAAAAGATTACTATTGCTCTTTTGCAGGTTATTTCCCTGCAGATAAACCTAAATACAGCTGCATTGTTGTAATCGATAGTCCTAAGGGATATAGAAAATATGGAAGCGATGTAGCAGCTCCAGTTTTTAAAGAGATTGCTGATAAAATTTATGCAACAGACCTTGATCTTCACCTTCCGATTGCAAGAACAAAAGTAAGTCCTGAGCATGGAGTTTTCCCTGTTATAAGGGGAGGATATCATGAAGATCTGAATTATTTGTGTAACGAATTGGGAATATCAAACCACTCTATTAAAGATGCCAATGAGTGGGTTATGGCTAAGGCTGTCAATAATGCTGTTATGTGGCAGCAAAAAGAAGTAGTTCAGGGGGCTGTTCCGGATGGTACAGGTTTAACATTGAGAGATGCATATTATGTCTTTGAAAATGCCGGACTAAGGGTAAAACATGTAGGGCATGGAAGGGTATCTAGACAATCAATGCCTCCCGGTGCCAGAATTGTTAAAGGTAATACCATTTATATCGAACTTGAATAA
- a CDS encoding TIGR01459 family HAD-type hydrolase, which translates to MQLQDFKSIVTKYKVIFFDAFGVLKNYKGLIPGIEHTFNYLQEQNKDYFILTNDASRSPALLAESYHKLGLYAITPDRIISSGMLAKEYLDLKVNHGTVAYLGTEDSAHYIERSGLKTLPISQLELDNISEVNALVLLDDEGFDWNKDLNKVINLLRNRNIPVIVANTDTTYPVSQSQVAIAIGGVAELIENVVGKKFIRFGKPDSQLFNFAFEHACNNCIIDKNDILMVGDTLHTDIMGGNKFGFDTALILTGITQPHMAEQYIRSTGIIPTYICDSAVIR; encoded by the coding sequence TTGCAGTTACAAGATTTCAAATCTATCGTTACAAAATACAAGGTCATATTTTTTGATGCTTTTGGAGTTTTGAAAAATTACAAGGGTTTGATACCTGGTATAGAACACACATTTAATTATCTCCAAGAGCAAAATAAGGACTATTTTATACTTACCAATGATGCTTCCAGAAGTCCTGCACTGCTTGCTGAATCTTACCATAAATTAGGTCTTTATGCTATTACTCCGGACAGAATAATTTCTTCCGGAATGTTGGCTAAAGAATATCTTGACCTTAAAGTCAATCATGGAACAGTAGCCTATCTTGGAACAGAGGACTCTGCTCACTATATAGAAAGATCAGGACTTAAAACTTTACCAATAAGCCAGCTTGAATTAGATAACATTTCAGAAGTTAATGCTCTTGTATTGCTTGATGATGAAGGATTCGACTGGAACAAGGATTTGAATAAAGTAATAAACCTGCTTCGAAACAGGAATATTCCGGTGATAGTTGCCAACACTGATACAACCTATCCTGTCTCTCAATCACAGGTGGCCATTGCTATTGGTGGTGTTGCAGAATTAATTGAAAATGTTGTAGGAAAGAAATTCATAAGATTTGGTAAACCAGACTCACAGCTTTTCAATTTTGCATTTGAGCATGCTTGCAACAATTGTATTATAGATAAAAACGATATATTGATGGTTGGAGATACCCTGCATACTGATATCATGGGAGGGAACAAATTTGGCTTTGACACAGCATTAATACTCACCGGAATAACGCAGCCACACATGGCAGAACAATATATCAGAAGTACAGGCATTATTCCGACATATATTTGCGACTCTGCCGTTATCAGATAA
- a CDS encoding alpha/beta hydrolase has translation MKKIARILLIVFITFFIVTNVVAIFHSYKFTHFSSEKIAKPKKPEDLTSAEKLKLMIFGVKMPKPSNNIKPNQNFQTIILQSNKKIECWSINKHSSKGTIILFHGYGGKKSSLMDKADVFLDLGYNVFMVDFMGSGGSEGLQTTIGYKEAENVKSAYDYIKENGEKNIFLFGTSMGAAAIMKALADYPLKPNGIIIECPFATMYEATSARFKAVGAPVFPMAGLVVFWGGLTNGFWAFDHNPVEYARKIKCNTLLLYGEQDKRVSRKEIDAIYSNLDCSKKLKTYPLAGHVNFLIKYKTEWIRDIGTFLEQTNNSNFSNLK, from the coding sequence ATGAAAAAAATAGCCAGAATACTCCTCATTGTTTTCATAACATTTTTCATTGTCACCAACGTTGTCGCCATCTTTCACAGTTATAAATTCACGCATTTTTCTTCAGAAAAGATTGCAAAACCGAAGAAACCCGAAGACCTTACCTCAGCCGAAAAACTAAAGTTGATGATATTTGGAGTAAAAATGCCCAAGCCATCAAATAATATAAAACCCAATCAGAATTTCCAAACAATAATACTTCAAAGCAATAAGAAAATAGAGTGCTGGAGCATCAATAAACACTCATCCAAAGGCACTATTATTCTTTTTCATGGATATGGAGGAAAGAAATCTTCTCTGATGGATAAAGCAGATGTGTTTCTTGACCTAGGTTACAATGTTTTTATGGTTGATTTTATGGGTTCCGGAGGATCAGAAGGTTTACAAACAACTATAGGATATAAAGAAGCTGAAAATGTAAAAAGTGCCTATGATTACATAAAAGAAAATGGTGAGAAGAATATATTTCTTTTCGGAACATCAATGGGAGCTGCAGCAATTATGAAAGCTTTGGCAGACTATCCATTGAAGCCTAATGGAATTATTATAGAATGCCCCTTTGCAACAATGTATGAAGCCACAAGCGCCAGGTTTAAAGCTGTTGGAGCGCCTGTCTTTCCAATGGCGGGACTAGTTGTCTTTTGGGGAGGACTTACAAACGGATTCTGGGCATTTGATCATAATCCTGTTGAATATGCCAGGAAAATTAAATGTAATACACTCTTACTATATGGTGAACAAGACAAAAGAGTTAGCAGAAAAGAAATCGATGCTATATATTCCAACCTGGATTGCTCAAAAAAACTAAAAACTTATCCTTTAGCTGGCCATGTAAATTTCCTTATAAAATATAAAACCGAATGGATTAGAGACATTGGTACATTTCTCGAGCAAACTAACAACTCAAATTTTTCTAATCTTAAGTAA
- the rsmH gene encoding 16S rRNA (cytosine(1402)-N(4))-methyltransferase RsmH: MAYHVPVLLKECVDGLNIKPDGIYVDLTFGGGGHSKEILKHLTTGHLYSFDQDPDARNNADEITSSSFTFIDANFRYLKRYLKLHGVTKVDGILGDLGISSHQIDEGTRGFSTRFDAELDMRMDQQSPITAKDILRTYSEDQLHKIFGMYGEVKNAKTLANAIIQARNRGKIETTGELISILKPLAPRGADFKYAAQVFQALRIEVNEELKVLEEMLTQTGEVLNKGGRLVIMSYHSLEDRLVKNYIAKGKFYGEVEKDIYGNFERPLEPVNKKPLEAGEEEIKANPRARSAKLRIAEKI, encoded by the coding sequence ATGGCATACCACGTTCCGGTTTTACTGAAAGAGTGTGTAGATGGATTGAATATAAAACCTGATGGGATTTATGTAGATCTGACATTTGGTGGAGGAGGGCATTCAAAAGAGATTTTGAAGCATTTGACAACCGGTCACTTGTATTCATTTGATCAGGATCCCGATGCCAGAAATAATGCGGATGAAATAACAAGTAGTTCTTTCACATTTATAGATGCAAACTTCAGATATCTGAAAAGGTATTTAAAGTTGCACGGAGTCACTAAGGTAGATGGTATTCTGGGAGATCTTGGTATTTCCTCTCATCAGATAGACGAGGGTACCCGAGGATTTTCTACTCGTTTTGATGCAGAACTTGATATGAGAATGGATCAGCAGTCTCCAATAACAGCAAAGGATATTTTGAGAACTTATTCAGAAGATCAGTTACACAAGATATTTGGAATGTATGGAGAAGTGAAGAATGCAAAGACACTTGCCAACGCTATTATTCAGGCAAGAAACAGAGGAAAGATCGAAACGACAGGAGAACTGATTTCTATTTTAAAACCATTAGCTCCTCGTGGAGCTGATTTTAAATATGCAGCACAGGTATTTCAGGCATTGAGAATAGAAGTCAATGAAGAACTGAAAGTGCTGGAAGAAATGCTTACCCAGACAGGGGAGGTATTAAACAAAGGTGGCAGACTGGTAATCATGTCTTATCATTCTTTGGAAGACAGGCTGGTAAAGAATTATATCGCTAAAGGCAAGTTTTACGGAGAGGTTGAAAAGGACATCTACGGAAATTTTGAAAGGCCATTAGAGCCTGTAAATAAAAAGCCTTTGGAAGCTGGAGAAGAAGAAATCAAAGCTAATCCAAGAGCAAGAAGTGCTAAGTTAAGAATTGCTGAAAAAATATAA